Proteins encoded in a region of the Nocardia asteroides genome:
- a CDS encoding enoyl-CoA hydratase/isomerase family protein: MPYLERQGEVFVVYLGTEGQTDSENRFHPDWIDEFHGLLDEVESSQGPAALVTTATGKFYSNGLDTDWLFGNLDKMHGYLDRVHSLYTRLLAFPLPTVAAINGHAFGAGAMLATSHDFRMMRADRGFYCLPEVHLGMPFTIGMNALLTERLTNQVCVQAMTTGHRYAADEAIAAGIADGKAEAPDLLATAIERAAALASNRKPNLPVIKRALHGKALAGLAVPTTPENLAFAAG, from the coding sequence ATGCCGTATCTCGAACGCCAAGGTGAAGTGTTCGTCGTGTACCTCGGCACCGAGGGACAGACGGACAGCGAGAACCGTTTCCACCCGGACTGGATCGACGAATTCCACGGCTTGCTGGACGAGGTCGAGAGCTCCCAGGGACCTGCCGCGCTGGTGACCACCGCGACCGGGAAGTTCTACAGCAACGGTCTGGACACCGACTGGCTGTTCGGCAACCTGGACAAGATGCACGGCTACCTCGACCGCGTGCACTCGCTCTACACCCGCCTGCTCGCCTTCCCGCTGCCGACCGTGGCCGCGATCAACGGCCATGCCTTCGGCGCGGGGGCCATGCTGGCCACCTCGCACGACTTCCGGATGATGCGCGCCGATCGCGGCTTCTACTGCCTGCCCGAGGTGCACTTGGGCATGCCGTTCACCATCGGGATGAACGCCCTGCTCACCGAGCGGCTGACCAACCAGGTCTGTGTGCAGGCGATGACCACCGGCCACCGCTACGCGGCGGACGAGGCCATCGCCGCGGGCATCGCCGACGGCAAGGCCGAAGCCCCCGATTTGCTCGCGACCGCGATCGAGCGGGCGGCGGCCCTGGCGAGCAACCGCAAGCCCAACCTGCCGGTGATCAAGCGCGCCTTGCACGGGAAGGCCCTGGCCGGTCTCGCGGTGCCGACCACCCCCGAGAACCTGGCGTTCGCGGCGGGCTGA
- a CDS encoding amidohydrolase: MGSGREAVESWLADHTVDLVQWRRHIHANPELSRTEFGTTEFVSAWLTKAGLAPQVLPGGTGLICDIGPDGPRIGLRADMDALPLQEFTGLPFASTVPGVSHACGHDAHTTILLGTALALAEVPELPVGVRLVFQPAEEVMPGGAIDVVATGAMTGVERIFALHCDPRLEVGRVGIRVGAITSAADTIELVLDSPGGHTSRPHLTSDLVYAIGSVITGLPGLLSRRIDPRTSTVMVWGAVSAGKAPNAIPQTGMLTGTIRTGDHATWSLLEPMVRQIVDGLLAPTGVRYQLNYRRGVPPVVNDEHSTRIFEDAIRALGPDALADTLQSGGGEDFSWYLEEVPGAMARLGVWSGEGEQLDLHQPTFDIDERALAVGVRVLSNLVLGAR; encoded by the coding sequence GTGGGATCCGGGCGGGAAGCGGTGGAGTCGTGGCTGGCCGATCACACGGTCGATCTCGTCCAATGGCGCAGGCACATCCACGCCAACCCGGAATTGTCCCGTACCGAGTTCGGCACCACCGAGTTCGTCTCGGCGTGGCTGACCAAGGCGGGCCTGGCGCCGCAGGTACTTCCCGGCGGCACGGGCTTGATCTGTGACATCGGGCCGGACGGGCCGCGAATCGGCCTGCGCGCCGATATGGACGCGCTGCCGCTGCAGGAGTTCACCGGACTGCCCTTCGCCTCGACGGTGCCCGGCGTGTCGCACGCGTGCGGCCACGACGCGCACACCACCATCCTGCTCGGCACGGCGCTGGCGCTGGCCGAGGTGCCGGAGCTGCCGGTCGGGGTGCGGCTGGTGTTCCAGCCCGCCGAGGAGGTCATGCCGGGCGGTGCGATCGACGTGGTCGCCACGGGCGCGATGACGGGTGTGGAGCGGATCTTCGCGCTGCATTGTGACCCGCGCCTGGAAGTGGGCCGGGTCGGCATCCGCGTCGGTGCGATCACCTCCGCCGCCGACACCATCGAGCTGGTGCTCGACTCGCCGGGCGGCCACACTTCCCGTCCACACCTGACCAGCGACCTGGTCTACGCGATCGGCTCGGTCATCACCGGCCTGCCGGGCCTGCTCAGCCGTCGCATCGACCCGCGCACCAGCACCGTGATGGTGTGGGGTGCGGTGAGCGCGGGAAAAGCGCCCAACGCCATTCCGCAGACCGGCATGCTCACCGGCACCATCCGCACCGGAGATCACGCCACCTGGTCGCTGCTGGAGCCGATGGTGCGGCAGATCGTCGACGGCCTGCTGGCCCCGACGGGCGTGCGCTACCAGCTGAACTACCGGCGCGGCGTGCCTCCTGTGGTCAACGACGAGCACTCCACCCGCATCTTCGAGGACGCGATCCGCGCGCTCGGCCCCGACGCGCTGGCCGACACTCTGCAGTCCGGCGGTGGCGAGGACTTCTCCTGGTATCTCGAGGAGGTGCCGGGCGCGATGGCGCGCCTGGGCGTCTGGTCCGGGGAGGGCGAACAGCTGGACCTGCACCAGCCCACCTTCGACATCGATGAGCGTGCCCTCGCGGTC
- a CDS encoding M20 family metallopeptidase, whose amino-acid sequence MPPPRSGRQESQHDGNAVCEVDPAGRSDAAIRAASAELIGLSHAIHAEPELAFEEVRSVAKTVAPLAERGFEIDNGVAGLPTAFRARYGSGALTVGICAEYDALPEIGHACGHNVIAASAVGAALGLAEVADALDLTVLVFGTPAEESGGGKVLMLEHGVFDDVAMAMMVHPGPLDIVGARSLALADVSVVFHGREAHASAAPEQGRNAGDAVTVAQVALGLLRQHLLPGQQLHGIVGDGGVAPNIVPGRAELLYYLRAVDSASLDDLMRRASACFEAGALATGCTHEIRTLAPTYTELTPDPELLLVYREQLAGLGRVPLAPEFEAQRPLGSTDMGNVTNVIPGIHPVIGIDAGGAVTHQPGFAAASVNASADRAVLDGALALARTAIAVARDDIHRDRLLQRLVQRQEDIR is encoded by the coding sequence ATGCCACCACCGCGCAGCGGGCGCCAGGAATCGCAACACGACGGCAACGCCGTGTGCGAGGTCGACCCGGCCGGTCGCAGTGACGCCGCGATCCGAGCGGCGTCGGCCGAGCTGATCGGCCTGTCACACGCGATCCACGCCGAACCCGAGCTGGCGTTCGAGGAGGTCCGCAGCGTCGCCAAGACCGTCGCTCCGCTCGCCGAGCGTGGCTTCGAGATCGACAACGGCGTCGCCGGTCTGCCGACGGCGTTCCGAGCACGCTATGGCAGCGGGGCGCTGACCGTCGGCATCTGCGCCGAGTACGACGCGCTGCCCGAGATCGGGCATGCCTGCGGGCACAACGTCATCGCCGCGTCCGCGGTGGGGGCGGCGCTCGGTCTCGCCGAGGTCGCCGACGCGCTGGACCTGACTGTGCTGGTGTTCGGCACCCCCGCCGAGGAGAGCGGCGGCGGCAAGGTGCTCATGCTGGAACATGGGGTGTTCGATGACGTCGCGATGGCGATGATGGTGCATCCGGGTCCGCTCGACATCGTCGGCGCCAGGTCGCTGGCTCTGGCCGACGTCTCGGTGGTCTTCCACGGGCGTGAGGCGCATGCCAGCGCGGCCCCGGAGCAGGGCCGCAACGCGGGCGACGCGGTGACCGTCGCACAGGTCGCTCTGGGGTTGCTGCGGCAGCATCTCCTGCCCGGCCAGCAACTGCACGGTATAGTCGGCGACGGTGGCGTAGCTCCCAACATCGTGCCCGGACGTGCGGAACTGCTGTATTACCTACGCGCAGTCGACTCCGCATCCCTCGACGATCTGATGCGACGAGCGTCGGCTTGTTTCGAGGCGGGCGCCCTCGCGACCGGCTGCACCCACGAAATCCGGACGCTCGCGCCGACGTATACCGAGCTGACCCCGGATCCGGAGTTGCTGCTCGTCTATCGCGAGCAACTCGCCGGATTGGGACGCGTGCCGCTGGCTCCGGAGTTCGAGGCGCAGCGGCCGCTGGGCAGCACCGATATGGGGAACGTCACCAACGTCATTCCGGGGATCCACCCGGTCATCGGCATCGATGCCGGTGGTGCGGTGACACATCAGCCCGGCTTCGCCGCGGCCAGCGTCAACGCTTCGGCGGATCGTGCGGTCCTCGACGGTGCGCTCGCCCTCGCGCGTACCGCTATCGCCGTCGCCCGCGATGACATCCATAGAGACAGGTTGTTGCAACGGCTAGTTCAACGACAGGAGGACATTCGGTGA